In Ursus arctos isolate Adak ecotype North America unplaced genomic scaffold, UrsArc2.0 scaffold_2, whole genome shotgun sequence, the genomic stretch GACAGGTGCCTGATGAGCTGCAGGACAAGGAGTTCGCTGCGGTGCTACAGGAGGAGCCGCTGCAGCCCCTGGCGCTGGAGCCTCTGACTGAGGAGGAGCAGGTGGGGCTGGGCCGGGGCAGCCCACGGCAGGGCGCTGGGCCTTCACCTTGGAGAGAGGGGCTGAAGCCGGGAAGATAGATGGTGGGGGTTGTAGttctgggcaggggaggggggggcgggtgCCTGGGTCCTCACTCCCAtccctggctccctcctcagAGAAACTTCTCCCTGTCAGTGAACAGTGTGGCTGTGCTGAGGCTGATGGGGAAAGGGGCTGGCCCCCCCCTAAGTGGCACCTCCCGTGGCAGGGGCAGCACTCGGAGCCGAGGTAGAGGGGGTGACTGTGTGTTCTGGGGGCGGGCCAAGGCGGGGGGGCGGGGACTGTGGTTTTGAGGTTGCAGAGAGATGGTCAGGCAGGTTTCTCACATGTATCTTGTTCTCTCTCCAGGCCGAGGCCGTGGTGACAGTTGCTTTTACCAAAGAAGCATTGAAGAAGGCGACGGGGCCTTTGGCCGAAACCCCCGGGAGATCCAGCGTAGCCAGAGTTGGGATGACAGGTGCTGGCAGCATAGTCGCAGAGCAGACAGAAGCCCTGTGGCTCGGTCCTTGGAGGGCGGCTCGGGTCTTTGTCATCAGAGGGCAACAGAAGACCCACCAAATAAGCCCTGgtcacacattttcctttttgactCACTGCCTGTGGcccacttcttttccttctgattctGTTTACCCTGTGTGACCTTTTCTGCATGCCCTCCTGGGTTCCCTCCCAAGCCTGACTTATCCCTAGTAGCCCCGCCCCTGTGCCCTCCCTCTTTCCACTCCTCTCAGGGCAGAAGGGACAAGGTGTGCAGAGATGCCTCGAGTTGGAGGGTGGGTGGAATCTGTCCTCCTTTGACCAACACCTTTTCCTTCTGCAGAGGCGAGAGAAGGTTTGAGAAGTCGGCGAGGAGGGATGGAGGTATGGAGAGTGGCAATGGCCAGGTCCTGAAGGTCattgagaggtggggggaggattgAAATGGGCGGTGCCGTAAGGGGATTGTTTTCCtaagggaggtggtggggacagGAGGGCCTGGAGCTGGGCTCTTCTTCACTGCAAGGTCTATAGTAAGAGTCTTCCAGGGACCATCGCTGCCGTTCCGCTGACTgtgtcttcccccacccccaagcacgATCCGGGTttgaggagggaggggctggcccgAGGAAGGAACATGCCCGCTCAGATAGCGAGAACTGGCGTTCTCTTCGAgaggagcaagaggaagaggaggagggcagtTGGAGACTTGGGGCAGGACCCCGGCGAGATGGCGACCGCTGGCGCTCAGCCAGCCCTGGTGAGGTTGGGGCCGGATGAGTGTTGTGGGGTCCGAGGGTGGCAGAAGATCattgagaggtggggggaggattgAAATGGGCAGTGCCGTGTGAGGTGACCATGTAAGGGTGGGCTCCCGCGGCCGGGTGGAGGGCACAGAAAGCTTTCTGGAGtggagtgggtgggaggggaggtcCTGGAGGGCAGAAGGGTGAATGAAGGCTGGCTTGACTGGGATACTGACCTTCGTTCTCTGACTTTTCCTGCCCAGATGGTGGCCCCCGCTCTGCTGGCTGGCGGGAACATGGGGACCGGCGTCGCAAGTTTGAATTTGATTTGCGAGGGGATCGAGGAGGGTGTAGCGAagaggaggggcggggtgggggaggcagctcTCACCTCCGGAGGTGCCGAGGGCCTGACGGCTTTGAGGAAGACAAGGATGGGCTCCCGGAGTGGTGCCTGGATGACGAGGATGAAGAGATGGGCACCTTCGATGCCTCTGGGGCTTTCCTGCCTCTCAAGGTAGCGGAGGAAACTCAGGGAAGGTCTCCACTGGAGGGTGGTGGGACCTATCCTGGTGGGGGTTTCTTGCTCCCACCTGTTCATCCTCTACCTCTCACTCCCCAACGTGTCCCCTAACCCTGTGCAGAAGGGCCCTAAGGAGCCCATTCCTGAGGAGCAGGAGCTCGACTTCCAGggcctggaggaagaggaggaagagcctTCTGAAGGGCTAGAGGAGGGGGGGCCTGAGGCAGGTGAGCctacggggtggggtggggtggggaggagggggagtgccTTAggccaggcaggcagaggggcccTCACCAGGCTGTGCCCACCCGCCTTTAGGAGAAGGCGGCTTGGGAGAAGAGCAGGTGTTGCCAGGTGTGGGGGGGAACACAGCGGGCCGTGTCTGAAAGGCAGTGTGTCAGTTCAAACTCGGGTGTAATCACGGTGATCTGTGCGAATCCTTTGAAGAGTCTGAAGAACATGACGTTAAGTCTGTGGTGGTGTGTGTACAGCCTTGGGCAGGGACGTGGACACGTGCACGACGTGTCCAGGGTTGCAAGGTGGGTTTGTGGTGCTGATTTGCTGGGTGTTAGCGGAGTGGAGCAAAGTTAGAGGGGCGGATTCAAGGCCCAGAGGCCTAGGTTCTGGCCACAAATGGGGGATTTGTGTCAGATCATTTTTAAGGCCTTCTAGCTCTTTGGTTTTGAGTTCTGGTAAATACCTGTTTCTTTCAGGAGGGAAGGAACTGACTCCGCTACCTCCTCAGGAGGAGAAGTCCAGTTCCCCATCCCCACTGCCCACCTTGGGCCCACTCTGGGGAGCTAATGGGGAAGGTGATGACACTGCGGATAAGGACCTGCCGGCAGCGGCAGCTGAAGGTAGTGGAGGACATTGGGGGGGGCTCCTCTTCCTTGTGGTGGGATGGAGGTACCTAAGGCATCTTGGGGGGTGAAGGGGTGGTCCACTCTTCTGGAACAAGGGTAAATAGGGTagtgtttcattctgttttctggaCCCCCCATTCCACTTCCTTTGCTTCTAGATGATGGGAGGGGAATGCCGCTGAGTCCTGGGGTAGGCTCACCCTCTGGCCCGCCTGGAGATCTGGAGGATGATGAAGGCCTGAAGCACCTGCAGCAGGTGTGGGGGGCTTCAGAAGGCTCTGGGGGAGAGAACCACTGTTCTATCTGTCCCTGCCCAGTTGATGCTTTCCCCATTTGTTCCTCTGCATTGTGGCCTGACGACCTGACCCCGCGCCGATCTTAGCTCCACCCCTGTCCTGTTGTTGTTCTGTTgagccttccctctctccctggtctCCCAGGAGGCGGAGAAGCTGGTGGCCTCCCTGCAGGACAGCTCCCTGGAAGAGGAGCAGTTCACGGCCGCCATGCAGGCCCAAGGCTTGCGCCACTCAGCAGCTGCCACTGCCCTCCCTCTCAGCCACGGTGCAGCCCGGAAGTGGTTCTACAAGGACCCCCAGGGGGAGATCCAAGGTGCCCGTGGGGAGTGGGGGCCGTgcaggaggggctgctgggggcaggggatcACCACCATTCTCATTCAGGGCTTCTCTGGCACAGCTTTCTGACCGAGGTCCCCCTTCCCTTGGTCCAGGCCCCTTCACGACACAAGAGATGGCAGAATGGTTCCAGGCGGGCTACTTCTCCATGGCGCTGCTTGTGAAGCGGGGCTGTGATGAGGGCTTCCAGCCACTGGGTGAGGTGATCAAGATGTGGGGTCGTGTGCCCTTTGCCCCGGGACCCTCACCACCCCCACTGCTGGTGAGCACTGCCGCCGCGGGGAGGCGCGGGGAGGGAAAGCGGGAGCCGGGCCGGGGCCGGGTGGATGGCAGCCGGGGTGCAGGGTGAGGTGATCAGAGCCACAGGAGCGCTCTGGCCCTCATCAGGGCAACATGGACCAGGAGCGGCTGAAGAAGCAGCAGGAGCTGGCTGCGGCGGCCTTGTACCAGCAGCTGCAGCACCAGCAGTTTCTGCAGCTGGTCGGCAGGTACGGGCGCCTGGAAGGCCTTGGCGGTCAGGCCGGGTGCGGGCCGTGTGGCCTCCGCCGCTGACGCCCGTCTCTGTGTCCGTAGCCGGCCGCTCCCGCAGTGTGCGCTCCGGGAAAAGGCGACTCTGGGGGACCTGAGCccgccgcagcagcagcagctcacTGCGTtcctgcagcagctccaggctcTCAAACCGCCCAGGTTCGGGGGCTGGTCTGTTCTGGGGATGAGGGGGGCAGTCCCAAGAGGAACTCAGAGTTCTGAGGATCACTGCTTTGCTCTTCAGAGGTGGGGACCAGAACCTGCTCCCGACCATGAACCGGTCCTTGTCGGTGCCAGATTCGGGCCCCCTCTGGGACATACATACCTCAGCCTCATCACAGTCAGGTGTGTGGCCTGCCTGTTCCCTGCCCCCATGTGAGTGGGGCTCTGTGTGCTCCCGCCCTCCGGCCGCTCCAGCCCAGTCGAGCCTGAGCCGCCTCCTGCAGCTGCCCTTGCTTTCTGCAGGCGGTGAGGCCAGTCTTTGGGACATACCAATTAACTCTTCGACTCAGGGTCCAATTCTAGAACAACTCCAGCTGCAACACAAAGTGAGTAGGCTTTCTGGGGCTGGGGTCCTTGGGCGCCAAGGGCCCCCACGGGTGAGCTCTTTGGGGAGCTCTGCCATCTGAGCTCTTTGGCTGTGCCAGTTCCAAGAGCGCAGAGAAGTGGAGCTCAGGGCGaagcgggaggaggaggagcgcaaGCGGCGGGAGGAgaagcggcggcagcagcagcaggaggagcagaagcggcggcaggaggaggaggagctcttCCGGCGCAAGCAGGTGTGTGCCCCGCCGCGCCGCCCTCACCCCCTGGCCCGGGCCAGGCCGCCGGCCCTCACCACGTCGCTCGGTCCAGGTGCGGCAGCAGGAGCTCCTGCTGAAGCtgctgcagcagcagcaggcggCGGCCGCTGTCCCGGTGCCGCCGGCGcccagctccccgcccccgctGTGGGCCGGCCTGGCCAAGCAGGGGCTCTCCATGAAGACACTGCTCGAGCTGCAGTTGGAGGGCGAGCGGCAGCTGCACAAGCAGCCCCCTCCCCGGGAGCCGTCGCGGGCCCAGGCCCCCAACCACCGCGCGGTGAGCAGGCTGGCCCTTCCCCTGCTGACCGGCGTTTATTTGAGCCCTCGGGAACCCCTTCCAGTCAGCTCCCAGGGTGatccggggtgggggggatcgCTGAGTCCCGACTTTGCAGCCTGAGTGCTGGTCTGTACCTGACTCTGAAGCGGTTCTCTTCTGGGCggccctcacctcgccccactCGGCCGCCTCCGTGAGCTTCCCCACTTAGCTGTTCTAGTGTGTGTGTCCATATTTGGGCCACTCTGATTTTTGCCATCTGTAGCAGCTTGGGGGCCTGGGCTCGGCCCCCGTGAACCAGTGGGTATCTGAGGCCGGGCCGCTGTGGGGCGGGCCCGACAAGAGTGGGGGCGGCAGCGGTGGCCCGGGGCTCTGGGAGGACACCCTCAAGAGCGGCGGGAGCCTGGCCCGCAGCCTGGGCCTGAAGAACAGCCGGAGCAGCCCCTCTCTCAGGTGGGTGCCGGGGCCCGCAGGGTCCGTCTGGGCTCGGGCAGGGGTGGAAGGACGCGGCAGGCCTCGGCTGACGTCTCGCCTCTCCTTCATCCCCGGCCCGCTCAGTGACTCGTACGGCCACCTGTCAGGCCGGCCTGTGCGCAAGAAgacggaggaggaggagaagctgcTGAAGCTGCTGCAGGGCATCCCCAGGCCCCAGGACGGCTTCACCCAGTGGTGTGAGCAGATGCTGCACACGCTGAGCACCACGGGCAGCCTGGACGGTACAGGCCGCAGACCtgggggccgggcggggcgggcgcTTCGGGCCTGCCTCGGGTGGGCTCTGaccgccacccccccaccccccagtgcccATGGCTGTAGCGATCCTCAAGGAGGTGGAATCCCCCTACGACGTCCACGATTATATCCGTTCCTGCTTGGGGGACACGCTGGAAGCCAAAGAATTTGCCAAACAGTTCCTGGAGCGGAGGGCCAAACAGAAAGCCAgccagcagcggcagcagcagcaggtgaGGCTTCGAGGGCCCCTGGCGGGTGGGGTGAggctgcccctcaccctgctgacccagcctccctctctgagcctcacaggAGGCATGGCTGAGCAGTGGCTCCCTACAGACAGCCTTTCAGACCAACCACAGCACCAAACTCGGCCCTGGGGAGGGCAGCAAGGCCAAGAGGCGGGCGCTGATGCTGCACTCAGATCCTAGCATCTTGGGTGAGTTTGGGGGTGTGGCCATGAAGGAGGCTGTTTACTCAGTAGGGGCCAGGAGCCTGGGGAGAGCTCAAACCCAGCTTCTCCCCGGCTTCAGGGTACTCCCTGCACGGACCTTCTGGTGAGATCGAGAGCGTGGATGACTACTGACCAGCCCGTCCCACCAGCCCCTGGGCTGTAGGCCAGGGGCGGCAGCAGCGGCTTGGACCCTTGGGTCCCCAGCCTGCAGGCTCCCCACAAGGAGCATAGGAGGAAGCAGGGGCAGGGTCCCCAGCACTTGTTACAAACCACACGATGCACCTTAACTCACCCACCACGAGGCACTTTACAGATTGGGgggaagggtttttgtttgtttttgtttttttttcgttgtttttgttttttttctttaaaaaaattttttttaaacaaccctGAAGAAAACGttaggagacaaaaaaaaaaaaaaaaagttaaaaactagaCTCTAAGCGCCCCTTCCCCCTCTAGGGACAGTGAGGGTGACGATGGAAGGTCCACAGAGCTTTTTTGggatttttgggttttgttgggttttcttgtttgttttttgggttttttttgtttgtttgttttttaagaaaaaagaaaatgaaaaaaaaaaaggttaggagattgaaagaaaaaacacactgTTATTTTGGGGCAGTGGGGACACAGGCCCCACGGACCTGTCCTGCCTGGCCCCCAAGGCTGCACTTACCCTCCCTGCCCCGCAAGGTGGGCCATTGGGGTAACTGGAAGCTGGGGTGCCAGCAGTTTGCACAGCGAGGCCCCCTCAGCCCCGCCAGCCGGACCCGCTGTGAACAGCTCCCTTTGTTGCTGTGACCGTGGCAGAGGTGTCCGGGGTAGGGGCCAAAGTAGCCCCTTGGCTTTGCTGCTTTGGGGGAAAGTTGCACAAATGGGCCGGGCCGCCTCAGCTCTCTAGGCTGCCATCCTGTGCTGGCTGAcgaggcagaggggaaagggccAGCCGTGCCAACCTCATCTGGCTGTCAGGGTGGTAGAACTtccactctggccctggtgagggGCTTCCCCCACTGCTGCCATTTGGGGGGAACGGCCTGGGTGTGAAGCTGAAAGCCTCAGCTCCCTGCCTTGCCACATGAATGTATTCTTTGGGCCACAAGCCCCTGCTGCGCCTTCTGCCTCAACCCTGCGCGAGGTGGGAATGGAGCAGTTCctccaggagctggagagagaggcacCACTTAATGACTGTTTTCTCCTGTGAAAGGGGCAAGAGG encodes the following:
- the GIGYF1 gene encoding GRB10-interacting GYF protein 1 isoform X3 is translated as MAAETLNFGPEWLRALSSGGSVASPPPSPAMPKYKLADYRYGREEMLALYVKENKVPDELQDKEFAAVLQEEPLQPLALEPLTEEEQRNFSLSVNSVAVLRLMGKGAGPPLSGTSRGRGSTRSRGRGRGDSCFYQRSIEEGDGAFGRNPREIQRSQSWDDRGERRFEKSARRDGARSGFEEGGAGPRKEHARSDSENWRSLREEQEEEEEGSWRLGAGPRRDGDRWRSASPDGGPRSAGWREHGDRRRKFEFDLRGDRGGCSEEEGRGGGGSSHLRRCRGPDGFEEDKDGLPEWCLDDEDEEMGTFDASGAFLPLKKGPKEPIPEEQELDFQGLEEEEEEPSEGLEEGGPEAGGKELTPLPPQEEKSSSPSPLPTLGPLWGANGEGDDTADKDLPAAAAEDDGRGMPLSPGVGSPSGPPGDLEDDEGLKHLQQEAEKLVASLQDSSLEEEQFTAAMQAQGLRHSAAATALPLSHGAARKWFYKDPQGEIQGPFTTQEMAEWFQAGYFSMALLVKRGCDEGFQPLGEVIKMWGRVPFAPGPSPPPLLERLKKQQELAAAALYQQLQHQQFLQLVGSRPLPQCALREKATLGDLSPPQQQQLTAFLQQLQALKPPRGGDQNLLPTMNRSLSVPDSGPLWDIHTSASSQSGGEASLWDIPINSSTQGPILEQLQLQHKFQERREVELRAKREEEERKRREEKRRQQQQEEQKRRQEEEELFRRKQVRQQELLLKLLQQQQAAAAVPVPPAPSSPPPLWAGLAKQGLSMKTLLELQLEGERQLHKQPPPREPSRAQAPNHRAQLGGLGSAPVNQWVSEAGPLWGGPDKSGGGSGGPGLWEDTLKSGGSLARSLGLKNSRSSPSLSDSYGHLSGRPVRKKTEEEEKLLKLLQGIPRPQDGFTQWCEQMLHTLSTTGSLDVPMAVAILKEVESPYDVHDYIRSCLGDTLEAKEFAKQFLERRAKQKASQQRQQQQEAWLSSGSLQTAFQTNHSTKLGPGEGSKAKRRALMLHSDPSILGYSLHGPSGEIESVDDY
- the GIGYF1 gene encoding GRB10-interacting GYF protein 1 isoform X2; the encoded protein is MAAETLNFGPEWLRALSSGGSVASPPPSPAMPKYKLADYRYGREEMLALYVKENKVPDELQDKEFAAVLQEEPLQPLALEPLTEEEQRNFSLSVNSVAVLRLMGKGAGPPLSGTSRGRGSTRSRGRGRGDSCFYQRSIEEGDGAFGRNPREIQRSQSWDDRGERRFEKSARRDGARSGFEEGGAGPRKEHARSDSENWRSLREEQEEEEEGSWRLGAGPRRDGDRWRSASPDGGPRSAGWREHGDRRRKFEFDLRGDRGGCSEEEGRGGGGSSHLRRCRGPDGFEEDKDGLPEWCLDDEDEEMGTFDASGAFLPLKKGPKEPIPEEQELDFQGLEEEEEEPSEGLEEGGPEAGGKELTPLPPQEEKSSSPSPLPTLGPLWGANGEGDDTADKDLPAAAAEDDGRGMPLSPGVGSPSGPPGDLEDDEGLKHLQQEAEKLVASLQDSSLEEEQFTAAMQAQGLRHSAAATALPLSHGAARKWFYKDPQGEIQGPFTTQEMAEWFQAGYFSMALLVKRGCDEGFQPLGEVIKMWGRVPFAPGPSPPPLLGNMDQERLKKQQELAAAALYQQLQHQQFLQLVGSRPLPQCALREKATLGDLSPPQQQQLTAFLQQLQALKPPRGGDQNLLPTMNRSLSVPDSGPLWDIHTSASSQSGGEASLWDIPINSSTQGPILEQLQLQHKFQERREVELRAKREEEERKRREEKRRQQQQEEQKRRQEEEELFRRKQVRQQELLLKLLQQQQAAAAVPVPPAPSSPPPLWAGLAKQGLSMKTLLELQLEGERQLHKQPPPREPSRAQAPNHRALGGLGSAPVNQWVSEAGPLWGGPDKSGGGSGGPGLWEDTLKSGGSLARSLGLKNSRSSPSLSDSYGHLSGRPVRKKTEEEEKLLKLLQGIPRPQDGFTQWCEQMLHTLSTTGSLDVPMAVAILKEVESPYDVHDYIRSCLGDTLEAKEFAKQFLERRAKQKASQQRQQQQEAWLSSGSLQTAFQTNHSTKLGPGEGSKAKRRALMLHSDPSILGYSLHGPSGEIESVDDY
- the GIGYF1 gene encoding GRB10-interacting GYF protein 1 isoform X1, with product MAAETLNFGPEWLRALSSGGSVASPPPSPAMPKYKLADYRYGREEMLALYVKENKVPDELQDKEFAAVLQEEPLQPLALEPLTEEEQRNFSLSVNSVAVLRLMGKGAGPPLSGTSRGRGSTRSRGRGRGDSCFYQRSIEEGDGAFGRNPREIQRSQSWDDRGERRFEKSARRDGARSGFEEGGAGPRKEHARSDSENWRSLREEQEEEEEGSWRLGAGPRRDGDRWRSASPDGGPRSAGWREHGDRRRKFEFDLRGDRGGCSEEEGRGGGGSSHLRRCRGPDGFEEDKDGLPEWCLDDEDEEMGTFDASGAFLPLKKGPKEPIPEEQELDFQGLEEEEEEPSEGLEEGGPEAGGKELTPLPPQEEKSSSPSPLPTLGPLWGANGEGDDTADKDLPAAAAEDDGRGMPLSPGVGSPSGPPGDLEDDEGLKHLQQEAEKLVASLQDSSLEEEQFTAAMQAQGLRHSAAATALPLSHGAARKWFYKDPQGEIQGPFTTQEMAEWFQAGYFSMALLVKRGCDEGFQPLGEVIKMWGRVPFAPGPSPPPLLGNMDQERLKKQQELAAAALYQQLQHQQFLQLVGSRPLPQCALREKATLGDLSPPQQQQLTAFLQQLQALKPPRGGDQNLLPTMNRSLSVPDSGPLWDIHTSASSQSGGEASLWDIPINSSTQGPILEQLQLQHKFQERREVELRAKREEEERKRREEKRRQQQQEEQKRRQEEEELFRRKQVRQQELLLKLLQQQQAAAAVPVPPAPSSPPPLWAGLAKQGLSMKTLLELQLEGERQLHKQPPPREPSRAQAPNHRAQLGGLGSAPVNQWVSEAGPLWGGPDKSGGGSGGPGLWEDTLKSGGSLARSLGLKNSRSSPSLSDSYGHLSGRPVRKKTEEEEKLLKLLQGIPRPQDGFTQWCEQMLHTLSTTGSLDVPMAVAILKEVESPYDVHDYIRSCLGDTLEAKEFAKQFLERRAKQKASQQRQQQQEAWLSSGSLQTAFQTNHSTKLGPGEGSKAKRRALMLHSDPSILGYSLHGPSGEIESVDDY